In a genomic window of Carassius gibelio isolate Cgi1373 ecotype wild population from Czech Republic chromosome A3, carGib1.2-hapl.c, whole genome shotgun sequence:
- the LOC127945052 gene encoding ankyrin repeat and SAM domain-containing protein 4B-like, with the protein MSRYHKAAIDGYLDLLKEATRKDLNTPDEDGMTPTLWAAYHGHIEALQLVCSRGGDPNKSDIWGNTPLHHASANGHMQIVSFLVNFGANLFALDNDFHTPMDVAASRDHMDCVRFLDTAAAQQTGQSAKRVARLKEQATKDAERRVKQCERIKKRHQSKMDKMYRDGSVSEGGSLSGSGTLSSVNGEQFSKLIAADTNGSNSSTIKGTLQHKFGKKDKGTVSRQGDGNVIFVKQEGGSQEKPGFVEVFNEQDEIQDDDDDVERDLDDEGASQVKSIFERPGLGKMVFRRNFSMEMGLDTEDLPSGNTEDLGYLIRQELFETVDESLEGLDKDSELPWNEEEIGLDEEEETSHLDSFLASIGLLDYGPVFTREHLDLDALMLCSDDDLKGIRIQLGPRKKILEASARRKTVLEQPGVMKDTFL; encoded by the exons ATGTCACGGTATCACAAAGCAGCCATCGATGGCTATCTGGATCTTCTGAAAGAAGCCACGAGGAAAGATCTGAACACCCCGGATGAGGACGGCATGACCCCCACTCTCTGGGCAGCGTACCACGGACACATCGAAGCTCTGCAGCTCGTATGCAGTAGAGG GGGGGATCCAAACAAAAGTGACATCTGGGGGAACACGCCTTTGCATCATGCCTCTGCAAACGGTCACATGCAGATCGTCAGCTTCTTGGTGAACTTCGGAGCCAACCTCTTCGCTTTGGACAATGATTTCCACACTCCCATGGACGTGGCTGCCTCTCGAGATCACATGGACTGCGTCCGCTTCCTGGACACCGCTGCCGCCCAACAGACAGGCCAGAGCGCCAAAAGGGTGGCGCGTCTGAAAGAACAGGCCACCAAAGATGCCGAGCGTAGAGTGAAGCAGTGTGAACGCATCAAGAAGAGACATCAGAGTAAGATGGATAAGATGTACCGTGACGGCTCTGTCTCAGAAGGAGGTTCACTTTCTGGATCAGGTACCTTGAGCAGCGTGAACGGAGAACAGTTCTCCAAACTCATTGCTGCAGACACCAACGGATCGAATTCGtcaacaataaagggaaccctcCAGCACAAATTTGGAAAGAAAGACAAAGGGACAGTGAGTAGACAAGGGGATGgcaatgtcatttttgtcaaacaAGAAGGCGGCTCACAAGAGAAACCTGGTTTTGTTGAGGTCTTCAATGAGCAGGATGAAATTCAGGATGATGACGACGATGTCGAGAGAGATTTGGACGACGAGGGAGCCAGTCAGGTCAAGTCTATATTCGAAAGGCCTGGTCTCGGGAAAATGGTGTTCCGCAGGAACTTCTCCATGGAAATGGGCTTGGACACTGAAGACCTCCCCAGTGGCAATACAGAAGACCTAGGTTACCTCATCCGTCAAGAGTTGTTTGAAACTGTGGATGAAAGTCTGGAGGGTTTGGACAAGGATTCAGAGCTTCCTTGGAATGAAGAAGAGATCGGTctggatgaggaagaggagaccTCACACTTGGATTCCTTCTTGGCCTCAATCGGCCTGTTGGACTATGGTCCTGTGTTCACCCGTGAACATTTGGATCTTGATGCCCTGATGCTCTGCTCAGATGATGATCTTAAAGGCATCCGCATCCAGCTGGGGCCACGCAAGAAGATCCTGGAAGCATCGGCTCGAAGGAAAACTGTGCTAGAGCAGCCTGGCGTTATGAAGGACACCTTCCTTTAA
- the LOC127945066 gene encoding peroxisomal membrane protein PMP34, whose translation MSDSSGAVLLSYETLVHAMAGAMGSVTAMTVFFPLDTARIRLQVDENRKSQSTPIILAEIAKEEGILSLYRGWFPVISSLCCSNFVYFYTFNTLKKVMVSDRSKPAKDLLMGFISGAVNVLLTTPMWVVNTRLKLQGAKFRNEELHQTHYKGIFDAFSQIIASEGVGTLWNGTLPSLVLVFNPAVQFMFYEAMKRRAARGGRKISSFEIFLIGAIAKAIATSATYPLQTVQAILRFGQYKSDGKGGLVGSLRNVVSLLLDRIKRHGLLGLYKGLEAKLLQTVLTAALMFVVYEKITAATFKLMGLQKKLKH comes from the exons ATGTCCGACAGTAGCGGGGCAGTCCTGCTGTCATATGAAACACTGGTGCACGCTATGGCAGGTGCAATG GGCAGTGTTACAGCAATGACGGTGTTTTTCCCTCTGGACACAGCCAGGATCAGACTGCAGG TGGATGAAAACCGAAAGTCCCAGTCCACCCCCATCATTCTGGCTGAGATTGCGAAGGAGGAGGGCAT ATTGTCTCTGTATCGTGGCTGGTTTCCGGTCATTTCTAGCCTGTGCTGCTCTAACTTTGTGTACTTCTACACATTCAACACATTGAAGAAAGTGATGGTCTCGGACCGGTCCAAGCCTGCCAAAGATTTGCTCATGGGCTTCATATCAG gagCTGTCAATGTGCTCCTGACGACTCCCATGTGGGTGGTGAACACACGACTGAAGCTCCAGGGCGCAAAGTTCAGGAACGAAGAGCTCCATCAGACCCACTATAAGGGAATATTTG ATGCCTTCTCCCAGATAATAGCGAGTGAGGGAGTGGGAACGCTGTGGAACGGGACGCTGCCGTCTCTCGTGCTGGTGTTCAACCCCGCCGTGCAGTTCATGTTCTACGAGGCCATGAAACGAAGAGCAGCCCGTGGAGGCAGGAAG ATATCATCATTTGAGATCTTTCTCATCGGAGCCATCGctaaggctattgcaacatctgcAACGTACCCTCTGCAGACGGTTCAGGCCATTCTGAGG TTTGGCCAGTATAAATCAGACGGTAAAGGGGGTCTAGTGGGCAGCCTGAGAAACGTGGTTTCTTTGCTGTTGGACCGGATCAA GAGACACGGGCTCTTGGGTTTGTATAAAGGTCTAGAGGCGAAGCTGCTGCAGACCGTGCTGACGGCGGCCCTCATGTTCGTGGTGTATGAGAAGATCACTGCGGCCACGTTCAAACTCATGGGCCTCCAGAAGAAACTCAAGCACTGA
- the LOC127945071 gene encoding cytoplasmic phosphatidylinositol transfer protein 1 has translation MLLKEYRICMPLTVEEYRIGQLYMISKHSHEQSERGEGVEVVQNEPYEDPNYGPGQFTEKRIYLNNKLPSWARAVVPKIFYVTEKAWNYYPYTITEYTCSFLPKFSIHVETKYEDNKGINDNIFDKVLRDEETEVCFIDIAYDEIPERYYKEFQDPRYFKSEKTTRGLLKEGWRDTQDPIMCSYKLVTVKFEVWGLQTRVEQFVHKVVRDVLLLGHRQAFAWVDEWIDMTIEEVREYERATQEATNKKLGTFPPAISISETPLAACARSGPSSAPSTPLSTEAPDFLSVPKDRQRKKSAPETLTLPDPARRDSAFRLPSLFSWGPSTPQPE, from the exons TACAGGATTGGTCAGCTGTACATGATCAGCAAGCACAGTCATGAGCAGAGCGAGAGAGGAGAGGGTGTGGAGGTGGTGCAGAACGAACCGTATGAGGACCCCAACTACGGCCCGGGACAGTTCACTGAGAAACGCATTTATCTCAACAA CAAGCTGCCCAGCTGGGCCAGAGCTGTGGTTCCCAAAATCTTCTATGTGACGGAGAAAGCGTGGAATTATTATCCCTACACCATTACGG AGTATACA tGCTCTTTCCTGCCAAAGTTTTCCATCCACGTTGAGACAAAGTATGAAGACAACAAAGGCATCAATGACAAT ATCTTTGATAAAGTGCTCCGAGATGAAGAAACGGAGGTGTGCTTTATTGACATCGCCTACGATGAGATCCCCGAGCGCTACTACAAGGAGT TCCAGGACCCAAGATACTTTAAATCCGAGAAGACAACCCGAGGTTTGCTGAAGGAGGGCTGGAGGGACACACAGGATCCCATCATGTGCTCCTATAAGCTAGTAACAGTGAAGTTCGAGGTGTGGGGACTTCAGACACGTGTGGAGCAGTTTGTTCACAAG gTGGTGAGGGATGTGCTGTTGCTGGGTCACAGACAGGCTTTCGCTTGGGTTGATGAGTGGATTG ACATGACAATAGAGGAAGTGAGAGAATATGAACGAGCCACTCAGGAAGCCACCAATAAGAAGCTGGGAACCTTTCCGCCAGCAATTTCCATCAGCGAGACGCCCCTAGCAGCCTGCGCTCGTAGCGGCCCGTCCAGCGCTCCCTCTACACCCCTCTCCACTGAAGCTCCAGACTTCCTTTCTGTGCCCAAGGACAGACAACGGAAGAAGTCCGCTCCGGAGACCCTGACTCTTCCTGACCCAGCACGGAGAGACTCTGCCTTCCGCCTTCCCAGTCTCTTTTCCTGGGGTCCCAGCACCCCGCAACCCGAGTAA